The Corynebacterium qintianiae genome has a window encoding:
- a CDS encoding acetate kinase, with protein sequence MSYVLVINSGSSSIKFQVVDPASTASDTPLVSGLVEKIGEPRGKISVTYAGQKHDSNQPIRDHRGGLQLAVAMLDSLGVGPTQIDLIAVGHRTVHGGQTFSGPVLITDEVVAQIRDLIPLAPLHNPANIDGIEVARDLLPGLPHVAVFDTGFFGDLPAAAATYAVNREVAEANQIRRYGFHGTSHEFVSGQVPKILGRDASEVNQIVLHLGNGASCSAIKGGAPIDTSMGLTPLAGLVMGTRTGDIDPGIIFHLYRQAGMSIVEIDALFNRQSGIKGLSGVNDFRDLHAKIEEGDENAKLAFDVYITQLRRYIGSYMIALGKVDTITFTAGVGENDAKTRAAALAGLENYGIVVDPERNAAPNDDPRVITTDDSTVTVLVVPTNEELAIAQKSAEIAAQ encoded by the coding sequence ATGTCCTACGTTCTCGTTATCAACTCAGGATCGTCATCCATCAAGTTCCAGGTTGTCGACCCAGCCTCCACCGCGAGCGACACGCCGCTGGTTTCGGGCCTGGTGGAGAAGATCGGCGAGCCGCGGGGCAAAATCTCGGTCACCTACGCGGGTCAGAAGCATGACTCCAACCAGCCGATCCGCGACCACCGCGGAGGCCTGCAGCTGGCCGTCGCCATGCTCGACTCCCTCGGTGTCGGCCCGACTCAGATCGATCTGATCGCCGTGGGCCACCGCACCGTGCACGGCGGCCAGACCTTCTCCGGGCCTGTGCTGATCACGGACGAGGTGGTGGCGCAGATCCGCGACCTTATCCCTCTCGCCCCGCTGCACAACCCGGCGAACATCGACGGCATCGAGGTTGCCCGCGACCTGCTGCCGGGCCTGCCGCACGTGGCTGTGTTCGACACCGGTTTCTTCGGCGATTTGCCGGCTGCTGCGGCCACCTACGCAGTCAACCGCGAGGTCGCCGAGGCAAACCAGATCCGCCGCTACGGCTTCCACGGCACCTCCCACGAATTCGTTTCCGGCCAGGTACCGAAGATCCTGGGCCGCGACGCCTCCGAAGTCAACCAAATCGTCCTGCACCTGGGCAACGGCGCGTCCTGCTCGGCCATCAAGGGCGGCGCCCCGATTGATACCTCAATGGGTCTGACACCGCTCGCGGGTCTGGTCATGGGCACCCGCACCGGCGACATCGACCCCGGCATCATCTTCCACCTTTACCGCCAGGCGGGCATGAGCATCGTCGAGATCGACGCGCTCTTCAACCGCCAGTCCGGCATCAAAGGCCTGTCCGGGGTCAACGATTTCCGCGACCTGCACGCGAAGATCGAGGAGGGCGACGAGAACGCGAAACTCGCCTTCGATGTTTACATCACCCAGCTCCGCCGCTACATCGGGTCCTACATGATCGCCCTGGGTAAGGTCGACACGATCACGTTCACCGCCGGTGTGGGGGAGAACGACGCAAAAACCCGTGCCGCGGCGCTCGCTGGACTGGAAAACTACGGCATTGTCGTCGACCCGGAGCGCAACGCGGCGCCGAACGATGACCCGCGCGTGATCACCACCGACGATTCTACTGTCACGGTCCTCGTGGTGCCCACGAACGAGGAGCTCGCGATCGCGCAGAAGTCGGCAGAGATCGCGGCGCAGTAG
- the pta gene encoding phosphate acetyltransferase, translating into MSEQSLLITLANRNFDGIDVEGFASQRGLRVVRLDSFGTDIQEMYDANLLGSGPSLVVGTGDLSFDAELAAALGVPVVLVKDEQANTELAERRISELGAVLAGTFTAEGLADAELNVVEARQVMSPTVFESWLINRAKEKRAHIVLPEGEDDRILQAADQLLADDVAEITILGDADDINRRAADLGLNLEKANLLNHLESELLDEFAADFAELRKKKGITLDEARETVKDISYFGTMMVHKGIADGMVSGAAHTTAHTIKPSFQIIKTVPGASVVSSIFLMVMRDRLWAFGDCAVNPNPTAEQLGEIAAVSARTAAQFGIDPKVAILSYSTGTSGSGPDVDRAVEAVEAAKTADPELVVDGPLQFDAACDPGVGKKKAPESPVAGEATVYIFPDLEAGNAGYKIAQRTGDALAIGPVLQGLNKPVNDLSRGATVPDIVNTVAITAIQAGALQ; encoded by the coding sequence ATGTCCGAGCAGTCCCTGCTCATCACACTTGCAAACCGTAATTTTGACGGCATCGACGTCGAGGGCTTCGCCTCTCAGCGGGGATTGCGTGTCGTCCGCCTCGACTCCTTCGGCACCGATATCCAGGAGATGTACGACGCCAATTTGCTCGGCAGTGGGCCTTCTCTTGTCGTCGGCACAGGTGACCTCAGCTTCGACGCCGAGCTCGCCGCAGCACTCGGTGTCCCCGTCGTGCTGGTGAAAGACGAGCAGGCCAACACCGAGCTCGCTGAGCGCCGCATTAGCGAACTCGGCGCGGTTCTCGCCGGCACGTTCACCGCCGAAGGCCTCGCCGACGCAGAGCTTAACGTCGTCGAGGCGCGCCAAGTCATGTCTCCCACCGTCTTCGAGTCCTGGCTCATCAATCGCGCCAAAGAAAAGCGCGCCCACATCGTCCTGCCGGAGGGTGAGGACGACCGAATTCTGCAGGCCGCCGACCAGCTGCTCGCCGACGACGTTGCGGAGATCACCATCCTCGGTGACGCCGACGACATCAACCGCCGCGCGGCGGATCTCGGCCTGAACCTGGAAAAGGCGAACCTGCTCAATCACCTTGAGTCCGAGCTGCTCGACGAGTTCGCCGCTGATTTCGCTGAACTGCGCAAGAAAAAGGGCATCACGCTGGATGAGGCCCGCGAGACCGTCAAGGACATCTCCTATTTCGGCACCATGATGGTGCACAAAGGCATTGCCGACGGCATGGTGTCCGGCGCGGCCCACACCACCGCGCACACGATCAAGCCGTCGTTCCAGATCATCAAGACCGTGCCGGGCGCGTCCGTCGTCTCCTCCATCTTCCTCATGGTCATGCGTGACCGCCTCTGGGCGTTCGGTGACTGCGCCGTGAACCCGAACCCGACCGCGGAGCAGCTCGGTGAGATCGCGGCCGTGTCCGCGAGGACGGCCGCGCAGTTCGGAATCGACCCGAAGGTCGCCATCTTGTCCTACTCCACGGGCACCTCCGGTTCGGGCCCAGACGTCGACCGCGCAGTCGAGGCAGTCGAAGCGGCGAAGACGGCCGACCCGGAGCTGGTGGTTGACGGGCCGTTGCAGTTCGATGCGGCGTGCGATCCGGGCGTCGGCAAGAAGAAAGCCCCCGAGTCCCCCGTAGCGGGGGAGGCCACCGTCTACATTTTTCCCGACCTCGAAGCCGGCAACGCAGGTTACAAGATCGCCCAACGCACGGGCGACGCTTTGGCCATCGGCCCGGTGCTGCAGGGTCTAAACAAGCCGGTCAACGACCTTTCCCGAGGCGCCACCGTCCCCGACATCGTCAACACCGTCGCCATCACCGCTATCCAGGCAGGAGCGCTGCAGTAA